The proteins below come from a single Streptomyces sp. M92 genomic window:
- the xdhC gene encoding xanthine dehydrogenase accessory protein XdhC, with protein sequence MTWIAAVARLRARREPGVLVTVATVRGHAPRDAGAKLVVGRTGAWGSIGGGNVEAVAIDRAREMIDASDPKPELMDFALNDKVTNQHGVQCCGGTVSVLLEPLPVVRAVAVFGVGHVGLELARILARQDLDLHLVDSRADLLAEERLGVLADAVAQVHVHHTPLLPEEVLAELPPGTHVLIMTHDHAEDAALCDAALRTGHLGSIGLIGSAAKWTRFRKRLSTEGGHDDAAIDRIKTPIGLSDINGKEPATIAVSVAADLLRTFESTGD encoded by the coding sequence ATGACGTGGATCGCCGCGGTCGCGCGGTTGCGGGCACGCCGGGAACCCGGCGTGCTGGTGACCGTCGCGACCGTGCGCGGCCACGCCCCGCGCGACGCCGGTGCGAAACTCGTCGTGGGGCGGACCGGGGCGTGGGGCTCGATCGGCGGCGGCAACGTCGAGGCCGTCGCGATCGACCGGGCCCGGGAGATGATCGACGCGTCCGATCCGAAGCCCGAGCTGATGGACTTCGCGCTGAACGACAAGGTGACCAACCAGCACGGCGTGCAGTGCTGCGGCGGCACGGTGTCGGTGCTGCTGGAACCGCTGCCGGTGGTCCGGGCGGTGGCCGTCTTCGGGGTCGGGCACGTCGGGCTGGAACTGGCCCGCATCCTGGCCCGCCAGGACCTCGACCTCCACCTGGTCGACAGCCGCGCCGACCTCCTGGCCGAGGAACGGCTCGGCGTGCTGGCGGACGCGGTGGCGCAGGTGCACGTGCACCACACGCCGCTGCTGCCGGAGGAGGTGCTGGCCGAGCTGCCGCCCGGCACCCACGTCCTGATCATGACCCACGACCACGCCGAGGACGCCGCCCTGTGCGACGCCGCCCTGCGCACCGGCCACCTCGGTTCCATCGGGCTGATCGGGTCGGCGGCGAAGTGGACGCGGTTCCGCAAGCGCCTGTCCACCGAGGGCGGTCACGACGACGCCGCCATCGACCGGATCAAGACCCCGATCGGGCTGTCCGACATCAACGGCAAGGAGCCCGCGACCATCGCCGTGAGCGTCGCGGCCGACCTGCTGCGCACCTTCGAGTCGACGGGGGACTGA
- the xdhB gene encoding xanthine dehydrogenase molybdopterin binding subunit has product MSHLSERPEKPAVGVSLPHESAYQHVTGTALYTDDLVQRTKDVLHAYPVQVMKARGRVTALRTAPALAVPGVVRVLTGADVPGLNDAGMKHDEPLFPDEVMFHGHAVAWVLGETLEAARLGAAAVEVELDELPSVITLQDAIAADSYHGARPLMTHGDTDAGFADSAHVFTGEFQFSGQEHFYLETHAALAQVDENGQLFIQSSTQHPSETQEIVAHVLGVPSHEVTVQCLRMGGGFGGKEMQPHGFAAVAALGARLTGRPVRFRLNRTQDLTMSGKRHGFHATWKIGFDAEGRIQALDATLTADGGWSLDLSEPVLARALCHIDNTYWIPNARVAGRIAKTNTVSNTAFRGFGGPQGMLVIEDILGRCAPRLGLDPMELRERNFYRPGQGQTTPYGQPVTQPERISTVWQQVRDNGGIADRKREIAAFNAAHPHTKRALAVTGVKFGISFNLTAFNQGGALVLIYKDGSVLINHGGTEMGQGLHTKMLQVAATTLGIPLHKVRLAPTRTDKVPNTSATAASSGADLNGGAIKNACEQLRERLLQVAASQLGANASDVRIVEGVARALGSDKELAWDDLVHTAYFQRVQLSAAGYYRTEGLHWDAKSFQGSPFKYFAIGAAATEVEVDGFTGAYRIRRVDIVHDVGDSLSPMIDIGQVEGGFVQGAGWLTLEDLRWDTGDGPHRGRLLTQAASTYKLPSFSEMPEEFNVHLLENATEEGAVYGSKAVGEPPLMLAFSVREALRQAAAAFGPSGVSVELASPATPEAVYWAIEAARQAGTAGDDGTRSAAAGAGGVRTGAEALSGA; this is encoded by the coding sequence ATGAGCCACCTGTCCGAGCGTCCCGAGAAGCCGGCCGTCGGCGTCTCGCTGCCCCACGAGAGCGCCTACCAGCACGTCACGGGCACCGCGCTCTACACCGACGACCTCGTCCAGCGCACCAAGGACGTGCTGCACGCCTATCCGGTCCAGGTGATGAAGGCCCGCGGCCGGGTCACCGCGCTGCGCACCGCCCCCGCGCTCGCCGTGCCCGGCGTGGTCCGCGTCCTGACCGGCGCCGACGTGCCCGGTCTCAACGACGCCGGGATGAAGCACGACGAGCCGCTCTTCCCCGACGAGGTCATGTTCCACGGCCACGCCGTCGCCTGGGTGCTCGGCGAGACCCTGGAGGCGGCCCGGCTCGGTGCGGCGGCCGTCGAGGTGGAGCTCGACGAACTGCCCTCCGTGATCACGCTGCAGGACGCGATCGCGGCGGACAGCTACCACGGTGCCCGTCCCCTCATGACGCACGGCGACACCGACGCCGGCTTCGCCGACTCCGCGCACGTGTTCACCGGCGAGTTCCAGTTCTCCGGCCAGGAGCACTTCTACCTGGAGACGCACGCGGCGCTGGCCCAGGTCGACGAGAACGGGCAGCTGTTCATCCAGTCCAGCACCCAGCACCCGTCGGAGACCCAGGAGATCGTCGCGCACGTGCTCGGCGTGCCCTCCCACGAGGTGACCGTGCAGTGCCTGCGGATGGGCGGCGGCTTCGGCGGCAAGGAGATGCAGCCGCACGGCTTCGCGGCCGTCGCCGCGCTCGGTGCCAGGCTGACCGGCCGCCCGGTCCGGTTCCGGCTCAACCGGACCCAGGACCTGACCATGTCCGGCAAGCGGCACGGGTTCCACGCCACATGGAAGATCGGCTTCGACGCCGAGGGCCGCATCCAGGCCCTGGACGCCACGCTGACCGCGGACGGCGGCTGGAGCCTGGACCTGTCCGAGCCGGTGCTGGCCCGGGCGCTGTGCCACATCGACAACACGTACTGGATCCCCAACGCGCGCGTCGCCGGCCGCATCGCCAAGACCAACACGGTCTCCAACACCGCCTTCCGCGGCTTCGGCGGACCGCAGGGCATGCTGGTGATCGAGGACATCCTCGGCCGCTGCGCGCCGCGGCTCGGCCTGGACCCCATGGAGCTGCGCGAGCGCAACTTCTACCGCCCGGGTCAGGGCCAGACCACGCCGTACGGGCAGCCGGTCACCCAGCCCGAGCGGATCTCCACCGTCTGGCAGCAGGTCCGGGACAACGGCGGCATCGCCGACCGCAAGCGCGAGATCGCCGCCTTCAACGCCGCGCACCCGCACACCAAGCGGGCCCTGGCGGTCACCGGCGTGAAGTTCGGCATCTCGTTCAACCTCACCGCCTTCAACCAGGGCGGCGCACTGGTCCTGATCTACAAGGACGGCTCCGTCCTGATCAACCACGGCGGCACCGAGATGGGCCAGGGCCTGCACACCAAGATGCTCCAGGTGGCCGCGACCACCCTGGGCATCCCCCTGCACAAGGTGCGCCTCGCCCCGACCCGCACCGACAAGGTGCCCAACACCTCGGCCACCGCGGCCAGTTCCGGCGCGGACCTGAACGGCGGAGCGATCAAGAACGCCTGCGAGCAGCTGCGCGAGCGGCTCCTCCAGGTGGCCGCCTCGCAGCTCGGCGCCAACGCCTCCGACGTGCGCATCGTCGAGGGCGTCGCCCGCGCCCTGGGCAGCGACAAGGAGCTGGCCTGGGACGACCTGGTGCACACCGCGTACTTCCAGCGGGTCCAGCTCTCGGCGGCCGGCTACTACCGGACCGAGGGGCTGCACTGGGACGCGAAGAGCTTCCAGGGCTCCCCGTTCAAGTACTTCGCGATCGGCGCCGCGGCGACCGAGGTGGAGGTGGACGGCTTCACCGGCGCGTACCGCATCCGGCGGGTCGACATCGTCCACGACGTCGGCGACAGCCTCTCCCCGATGATCGACATCGGTCAGGTCGAGGGCGGCTTCGTGCAGGGCGCGGGCTGGCTGACCCTGGAGGACCTGCGCTGGGACACCGGCGACGGCCCCCACCGCGGCCGGCTGCTCACCCAGGCCGCCAGCACCTACAAGCTGCCGAGCTTCTCGGAGATGCCCGAGGAGTTCAACGTCCACCTGCTGGAGAACGCCACCGAGGAGGGCGCGGTCTACGGCTCCAAGGCGGTCGGCGAGCCCCCGCTGATGCTGGCGTTCTCGGTGCGGGAGGCGCTGCGGCAGGCCGCCGCCGCGTTCGGGCCGAGCGGGGTGAGCGTGGAGCTGGCCTCGCCCGCGACGCCGGAGGCGGTGTACTGGGCGATCGAGGCGGCCCGGCAGGCCGGCACGGCCGGTGACGACGGGACCCGGAGCGCGGCCGCCGGCGCCGGCGGTGTCCGCACCGGCGCGGAAGCGCTGAGCGGTGCCTGA
- the mca gene encoding mycothiol conjugate amidase Mca — protein sequence MAVHAHPDDESSKGAATMAKYVSEGVDVLVVTCTGGERGSILNPKLQGDAYIEEHIHEVRKKEMDEAREILGVRQEWLGFVDSGLPEGDPLPPLPDGCFALEDVDKAAGELVRKIRSFRPQVITTYDENGGYPHPDHIMTHKITMVAFEGAADTEKYPEAEYGAAYQPVKVYYNQGFNRPRTEALHNALLERGLESPYEDWLKRWSEFERKERTLTTHVPCADFFEIRDKALIAHATQIDPDGGWFRVPMEIQKEVWPTEEYELAKSLVETSLPEDDLFAGVRDNA from the coding sequence ATGGCCGTCCACGCCCACCCCGACGACGAGTCGAGCAAGGGCGCGGCCACCATGGCGAAGTACGTGTCCGAGGGGGTGGACGTGCTGGTGGTGACCTGCACGGGCGGGGAACGCGGCTCCATCCTCAACCCCAAGCTCCAGGGCGACGCGTACATCGAGGAGCACATCCACGAGGTGCGCAAGAAGGAGATGGACGAGGCCCGGGAGATCCTGGGCGTGAGGCAGGAGTGGCTCGGCTTCGTCGATTCCGGCCTGCCCGAGGGCGACCCGCTGCCGCCGCTGCCGGACGGCTGCTTCGCCCTGGAGGACGTCGACAAGGCGGCCGGCGAGCTGGTGCGGAAGATCCGCTCCTTCCGTCCCCAGGTGATCACCACCTACGACGAGAACGGCGGCTACCCGCACCCCGACCACATCATGACCCACAAGATCACGATGGTGGCCTTCGAGGGCGCGGCCGACACCGAGAAGTACCCGGAGGCGGAGTACGGGGCGGCGTACCAGCCGGTGAAGGTCTACTACAACCAGGGCTTCAACCGCCCCCGTACCGAGGCGCTGCACAACGCTCTGCTGGAGCGCGGGCTGGAGTCGCCCTACGAGGACTGGCTCAAGCGGTGGTCGGAGTTCGAGCGCAAGGAGCGCACGCTCACCACGCACGTGCCCTGCGCCGACTTCTTCGAGATCCGCGACAAGGCGCTGATCGCGCACGCCACGCAGATCGACCCCGACGGGGGCTGGTTCCGGGTCCCGATGGAGATCCAGAAGGAGGTCTGGCCCACCGAGGAGTACGAGCTCGCGAAGTCCCTCGTGGAAACCTCCCTCCCCGAGGACGACCTCTTCGCGGGCGTCCGGGACAATGCCTGA
- a CDS encoding tetratricopeptide repeat protein — protein sequence MRDSHRSEAERLLGRAVEEEVRRSGGRTDGKVLLSRARAALDAMAGTAAEEYEAYTRALDEAAAGQLTFRQRYAREGAGTPLLVAAVAAVAAAVADMALGTGAGTAVGAGVTVGVVGAAATVVKVVGSHVPAAHHRAGAVSQPGGPEQLRLQWLTALEVRGIRPFLDQQRMLAASTGPKKAGPRLRGADKSAAARGRSALEQSFAQLPEPEPTFAGRRQEMARLRQWVQAARASAQTQPTVVVLHGTPDSGRTTLAVRAAHELRDYFRGACVVDLRGDGPVSGGESPLSTRDALLHLLNRLGAPREQLLFRERSSAAQQVKRLSELYHQHLTDVPVTIVLNDASDPEQVRTLVPERSDSLVLVTAREPLRLPPDLPARVYDLPVGALDAAGAEELLSACAQDGSGPYDADSSDRVRELCGGLPLALRVAGSSLGPRSPRALATDLGAYGPVEPAERALWLRYTDQPEPARRLLRRLALAGRTSLGAPAAAALLATDETEAARQLAELSRAGLLDHVRGNRYRLHDVVRAFALARLADEEEPGERAAAQERLIANYAELADSVLRMVDGNMSTRSDRFGQYGFTSLDEALRWLDDESSFITAALRHAEGVDQGAVLNLLGALCDYCLLRGDLYRLGEISELAQSVDQGLLVRSVQWRTGIAARQLGELDTARTTLSSVVDLYMEAHHDAGAARALCSLGITLHHQGNLTEAAAKLREALDLQAPPGLATDRAWTLHALAAVERDRARLAEAMDLLTQSLVLHRAGESVHGQAWAHFQLGQLHLRMGDVPRAETDLRTALDLYGRTQDARGEAWALTQLARARLVAGDVSAAVEELRRAATRHRENEDARGKAWSFYYLGQALEETGALDQSVRALERSRTMFSRMRDAYGLACARHHSARVTRDQRAAQTGSLRNSGFARQLLVDARADFQRIGVGHGEAWTCLELAVVDAGNARTPQALALCDEAAALFSAYGDRRGDDWARFLRCTLLPYAAAGGVEIGTAVAQEELAQLSRARHPARDTKLDDYIEAYQLLLERGVQLESGWQAWRLGMVPDRQAREVMGVAVTATP from the coding sequence ATGCGGGACAGTCATCGGTCGGAGGCCGAGCGGCTACTGGGGCGGGCCGTGGAGGAGGAGGTACGGCGCTCGGGCGGGCGCACGGACGGCAAGGTGCTGCTGTCCCGGGCCCGAGCCGCCCTGGACGCGATGGCGGGCACGGCCGCCGAGGAGTACGAGGCCTACACCCGCGCACTGGACGAGGCGGCGGCCGGCCAGCTCACCTTCCGGCAGCGGTACGCCCGGGAGGGCGCCGGCACTCCCCTGCTGGTGGCCGCCGTGGCGGCGGTCGCCGCGGCGGTGGCCGACATGGCCCTGGGCACCGGTGCGGGCACCGCGGTGGGCGCGGGCGTGACCGTCGGGGTCGTCGGTGCCGCGGCGACGGTGGTGAAGGTCGTCGGGTCCCACGTGCCGGCCGCCCACCACCGCGCCGGTGCCGTCAGCCAGCCCGGCGGGCCCGAGCAGCTGCGGTTGCAGTGGCTGACGGCGCTGGAGGTACGGGGCATCCGGCCGTTCCTGGACCAGCAGCGGATGCTCGCCGCGTCGACCGGCCCCAAGAAGGCCGGGCCCAGGCTGCGGGGCGCCGACAAGAGCGCGGCGGCCCGTGGACGCAGCGCGCTGGAGCAGTCGTTCGCGCAGCTGCCGGAACCGGAGCCCACCTTCGCGGGCCGGCGGCAGGAGATGGCCCGGCTGCGGCAGTGGGTGCAGGCGGCCCGCGCGAGCGCGCAGACGCAGCCGACGGTGGTGGTGCTGCACGGGACGCCGGACAGCGGCCGCACGACGCTCGCCGTACGCGCCGCCCACGAGCTGCGGGACTACTTCCGCGGGGCCTGTGTGGTCGACCTGCGCGGGGACGGCCCGGTCTCGGGCGGCGAGTCCCCGCTGAGCACCCGGGACGCCCTGCTGCACCTGCTGAACCGGCTCGGGGCGCCCCGCGAGCAGCTGCTGTTCCGGGAGCGTTCCTCGGCGGCCCAGCAGGTCAAGCGGCTCAGCGAGCTGTACCACCAGCACCTGACGGACGTACCGGTCACCATCGTGCTGAACGACGCCTCGGACCCCGAGCAGGTGCGCACCCTGGTGCCGGAGCGGTCGGACAGCCTGGTGCTGGTCACCGCGCGGGAGCCGCTCCGGCTGCCGCCCGACCTGCCGGCGCGGGTGTACGACCTGCCCGTCGGGGCGCTGGACGCGGCCGGCGCGGAGGAGCTGCTGTCCGCCTGCGCGCAGGACGGCTCGGGGCCCTACGACGCCGACTCCAGCGACCGCGTCCGGGAGCTGTGCGGCGGGCTGCCGCTGGCGCTGCGTGTCGCGGGGTCGTCGCTGGGCCCGCGTTCGCCGCGCGCCCTGGCGACCGACCTGGGCGCGTACGGGCCGGTGGAACCGGCGGAACGGGCCCTGTGGCTGCGCTACACCGACCAGCCGGAGCCCGCCCGGCGGCTGCTGCGCCGGCTGGCGCTGGCCGGGCGGACCTCGCTGGGTGCCCCGGCCGCCGCCGCGCTGCTGGCCACGGACGAGACGGAGGCGGCCCGGCAGCTCGCGGAACTGTCGCGGGCGGGCCTGCTGGACCACGTCCGGGGCAACCGCTACCGGCTGCACGACGTCGTGCGGGCCTTCGCCCTGGCCCGGCTCGCCGACGAGGAGGAGCCCGGCGAGCGGGCCGCCGCGCAGGAACGGCTGATCGCTAACTACGCCGAGCTGGCCGACTCGGTGCTGCGCATGGTCGACGGCAACATGTCGACCCGCTCGGACCGGTTCGGGCAGTACGGCTTCACGTCCCTGGACGAGGCGCTGCGCTGGCTGGACGACGAGTCGAGCTTTATCACGGCCGCGCTGCGGCACGCGGAGGGCGTCGACCAGGGCGCGGTGCTGAACCTGCTGGGCGCGCTGTGCGACTACTGCCTGCTGCGCGGCGACCTGTACCGGCTCGGTGAGATCAGCGAGCTGGCGCAGTCCGTGGACCAGGGGCTGCTGGTGCGTTCGGTGCAATGGCGTACCGGTATCGCGGCGCGGCAGCTGGGCGAGCTGGACACGGCGCGGACGACCCTCAGTTCCGTGGTCGACCTGTACATGGAGGCCCACCACGACGCCGGGGCGGCCCGTGCCCTGTGCTCGCTGGGCATCACGCTGCACCACCAGGGCAACCTGACCGAGGCGGCGGCGAAACTGCGGGAGGCGCTGGACCTCCAGGCCCCGCCCGGGCTGGCCACGGACCGGGCGTGGACGCTGCACGCGCTGGCGGCGGTGGAGCGGGACCGGGCGCGGCTCGCGGAGGCCATGGACCTGCTCACCCAGTCCCTGGTGCTGCACCGCGCGGGCGAGTCGGTGCACGGCCAGGCGTGGGCCCACTTCCAGCTCGGCCAGCTGCACCTGCGCATGGGGGACGTGCCGCGGGCCGAGACGGACCTGCGTACGGCCCTGGATCTGTACGGCCGCACCCAGGACGCCCGCGGCGAGGCCTGGGCACTGACCCAGCTGGCGCGGGCCCGGCTGGTGGCCGGTGACGTGTCCGCGGCGGTGGAGGAGCTGCGGCGGGCGGCGACCCGGCACCGCGAGAACGAGGACGCGCGCGGCAAGGCGTGGAGCTTCTACTACCTGGGCCAGGCGCTGGAGGAGACGGGCGCCCTGGACCAGTCGGTGCGTGCGCTGGAACGCTCCCGCACGATGTTCTCGCGGATGCGGGACGCGTACGGCCTGGCCTGCGCCCGGCACCACTCGGCGCGGGTGACCCGTGACCAGCGCGCCGCCCAGACGGGCTCGCTGCGCAACTCCGGTTTCGCCCGGCAGCTCCTGGTGGACGCGCGCGCCGACTTCCAGCGCATCGGCGTCGGCCACGGCGAGGCGTGGACCTGCCTGGAGCTGGCGGTCGTGGACGCGGGCAACGCCCGTACGCCGCAGGCACTCGCCCTGTGCGACGAGGCGGCGGCGCTCTTCTCGGCGTACGGCGACCGGCGGGGCGACGACTGGGCCCGCTTCCTGCGCTGCACGCTGCTGCCGTACGCCGCTGCGGGGGGCGTGGAGATCGGCACGGCGGTGGCGCAGGAGGAGCTGGCCCAGCTGTCCCGCGCCCGCCATCCGGCCCGGGACACCAAGCTGGACGACTACATCGAGGCCTACCAGCTGCTCCTGGAACGCGGCGTCCAACTGGAGTCCGGCTGGCAGGCCTGGCGCCTGGGCATGGTCCCGGACCGGCAGGCCCGGGAGGTGATGGGGGTGGCGGTCACGGCGACGCCGTGA
- a CDS encoding xanthine dehydrogenase small subunit, with product MVAARITVNGKEEPIAPVAPHTTVLDFLRERGLTGTKEGCAEGECGACSVLVARPGVNKPTDWVAVNACLVPVAALDGQEVVTSEGLATAGEPGAPAALHPVQEEMAVRGGSQCGYCTPGFVCSMAAEYYRPGRCEHTGAAEETADAEHGPNGFDLHALSGNLCRCTGYRPIRDAAFAVGAPTDEDPLAQRREQAPPAAVATEYTQDDTAFLRRDTLAETLRLLRERPDAVVVAGSTDWGVEVNIRSRRADCVVAVDRLPELRELRVEDDRVEIGAALTLTEIERRLDGTVPLLAELFPQFASRLIRNGATLGGNLGTGSPIGDSPPVLLALEASLVLADADGEREVPLAEYFTGYRQSVRRPGELIRAVRLPLPLSPVTAFHKIAKRRFDDISSVAVAFALDVEDGVVRKARIGLGGVAATPVRALATEAALEGRPWTAETAEAAARVLRGEGTPMDDHRASSLYRSAMLGQSLLKLYAQTTEAVPS from the coding sequence ATGGTAGCGGCACGCATCACCGTCAACGGGAAAGAAGAACCGATCGCTCCCGTCGCGCCCCACACCACGGTGCTGGACTTCCTGCGCGAGCGCGGTCTCACCGGCACCAAGGAGGGCTGCGCCGAGGGCGAGTGCGGTGCCTGTTCCGTCCTGGTGGCCCGCCCCGGCGTGAACAAGCCCACCGACTGGGTCGCGGTCAACGCCTGCCTGGTCCCGGTCGCGGCGCTCGACGGCCAGGAGGTCGTCACCTCCGAGGGCCTGGCCACCGCCGGCGAGCCGGGTGCGCCGGCCGCCCTGCACCCGGTGCAGGAGGAGATGGCGGTCCGCGGTGGCTCCCAGTGCGGCTACTGCACACCGGGGTTCGTGTGCAGCATGGCCGCCGAGTACTACCGGCCCGGCCGCTGCGAGCACACGGGCGCCGCCGAGGAGACGGCCGACGCCGAGCACGGCCCCAACGGTTTCGACCTGCACGCGCTCAGCGGCAACCTGTGCCGCTGCACCGGCTACCGTCCGATCCGCGACGCCGCCTTCGCCGTCGGCGCGCCCACCGACGAGGACCCGCTGGCCCAGCGCCGCGAGCAGGCCCCGCCGGCAGCCGTGGCCACCGAGTACACCCAGGACGACACCGCGTTCCTGCGCCGGGACACCCTGGCCGAGACCCTGCGGCTGCTGCGTGAGCGGCCCGACGCGGTGGTGGTCGCCGGCAGCACCGACTGGGGCGTGGAGGTCAACATCCGCTCCCGCCGCGCGGACTGCGTGGTCGCCGTCGACCGGCTGCCCGAACTGCGGGAACTGCGGGTCGAGGACGACCGCGTCGAGATCGGCGCGGCCCTCACGCTCACCGAGATCGAACGCCGCCTCGACGGCACCGTACCGCTGCTGGCGGAGCTGTTCCCGCAGTTCGCGTCCCGGCTGATCCGCAACGGCGCCACCCTGGGCGGCAACCTCGGTACCGGCTCGCCCATCGGTGACAGCCCGCCGGTGCTGCTCGCGCTGGAGGCGTCGCTGGTCCTCGCCGACGCCGACGGTGAGCGCGAGGTCCCGCTGGCCGAGTACTTCACCGGCTACCGGCAGAGCGTGCGCCGTCCCGGTGAGCTGATCCGCGCGGTGCGCCTCCCGCTGCCGCTGTCGCCGGTCACCGCCTTCCACAAGATCGCCAAGCGGCGCTTCGACGACATCTCCAGCGTCGCCGTCGCCTTCGCCCTCGACGTCGAGGACGGCGTCGTCCGCAAGGCCCGGATCGGCCTGGGCGGCGTGGCAGCCACCCCGGTCCGCGCGCTCGCCACCGAGGCGGCCCTGGAGGGCAGGCCGTGGACGGCGGAGACCGCCGAGGCCGCGGCCCGGGTGCTGCGGGGAGAGGGCACCCCGATGGACGACCATCGCGCCAGCTCCCTCTACCGTTCCGCGATGCTCGGCCAGAGCCTGCTGAAGCTGTACGCCCAGACCACCGAGGCGGTGCCGTCATGA